One Georgenia wutianyii DNA segment encodes these proteins:
- the purU gene encoding formyltetrahydrofolate deformylase, translating into MNTDGDLHLVLSLSCPDRPGIVSAVAGLLAEHGGNITESQQFGDPSTGLFFMRVQVQTAAPRDALEQALGELAARFDMEWKLDVVGRPMRTLILVSKAGHCLSDLAYRQRGERLPIDVVGVVSNHTVLEDLARFYGYPFHHVPVTRETKAAAEARLLELVEQYDVELVVLARYMQVLSDDLCRRLEGRVINIHHSFLPSFKGARPYAQAHDRGVKLIGATAHYVTADLDEGPIIEQDVERVDHSDDEQEMVALGEDVERRVLARAVRWHAEHRVLRDGGRTVVFR; encoded by the coding sequence GTGAACACCGACGGCGACCTCCACCTCGTCCTGTCCCTCTCGTGCCCCGACCGGCCCGGCATCGTCAGTGCCGTCGCCGGGCTCCTCGCCGAGCACGGCGGGAACATCACCGAGTCCCAGCAGTTCGGTGACCCGTCGACCGGGCTGTTCTTCATGCGCGTCCAGGTGCAGACCGCAGCGCCGCGCGACGCGCTCGAGCAGGCCCTCGGCGAGCTCGCCGCCCGCTTCGACATGGAGTGGAAGCTCGACGTCGTCGGTCGTCCCATGCGCACGCTCATCCTCGTGTCCAAGGCCGGGCACTGCCTGAGCGACCTCGCCTACCGCCAGCGGGGGGAGCGGCTGCCGATCGACGTCGTCGGCGTCGTGTCCAACCACACGGTGCTCGAGGACCTCGCGAGGTTCTACGGCTACCCCTTCCACCACGTCCCGGTGACCAGGGAGACCAAGGCGGCCGCCGAGGCGCGTCTGCTCGAGCTCGTCGAGCAGTACGACGTCGAGCTCGTCGTCCTCGCCCGCTACATGCAGGTGCTCTCCGACGACCTGTGCCGCCGCCTCGAGGGCCGGGTCATCAACATCCACCACTCCTTCCTGCCGAGCTTCAAGGGCGCACGTCCCTACGCCCAGGCGCACGACCGCGGCGTCAAGCTCATCGGCGCGACGGCTCACTACGTGACGGCGGACCTCGACGAGGGGCCGATCATCGAGCAGGACGTCGAGCGGGTGGACCACAGCGACGACGAGCAGGAGATGGTCGCCCTCGGTGAGGACGTCGAGCGCCGCGTGCTCGCGCGCGCCGTGCGCTGGCACGCCGAGCACCGCGTCCTGCGCGACGGCGGCCGCACCGTCGTCTTCCGCTGA
- a CDS encoding GNAT family N-acetyltransferase: protein MDDVRIDVVDDDAAGELLTVRRAAFVTEAQLYGDPNIPALTQTLPELRADLARADVVTLGAWAGTRLVGSIRVELEDERANLGRLAVVPDLQGQGLGTQLLMAVLEYLPEQTKEVWVFTGQDSKQNLSMYAKHGYEHQYDQHTGDLTYAYLRRILGEDGPAD from the coding sequence ATGGACGACGTTCGCATCGATGTGGTCGACGACGACGCCGCCGGTGAGCTGCTCACGGTGCGCCGTGCGGCCTTCGTCACCGAGGCCCAGCTCTACGGCGACCCCAACATCCCCGCCCTCACCCAGACGCTCCCGGAGCTGCGCGCCGACCTCGCGCGGGCCGACGTCGTCACCCTCGGGGCGTGGGCCGGCACCCGGCTCGTCGGCTCGATCCGCGTCGAGCTCGAGGACGAGCGCGCGAACCTCGGGCGTCTCGCCGTCGTCCCGGACCTGCAGGGGCAGGGGCTGGGTACCCAGCTCCTCATGGCGGTCCTGGAGTACCTGCCCGAGCAGACCAAGGAGGTCTGGGTCTTCACCGGCCAGGACTCCAAGCAGAACCTGTCGATGTACGCCAAGCACGGTTACGAGCACCAGTACGACCAGCACACCGGTGACCTCACCTACGCCTACCTGCGCCGGATCCTCGGCGAGGACGGTCCCGCGGACTGA
- the glyA gene encoding serine hydroxymethyltransferase, whose amino-acid sequence MSQPTETRPVADQALAELDPEIAAVLDGELTRQRETLEMIASENFVPRAVLQAQGSVLTNKYAEGYPGKRYYGGCEQVDIAENLAIERAKSLFGADYANVQPHSGATANAAVLHAIARPGDKVLGLSLPHGGHLTHGMKINFSGRLYDIAAYGVDEQTHRIDMDQVREQALAERPKVIIAGWSAYPRHLDFAAFRAIADEVGAYLWTDMAHFAGLVAAGLHPNPVPHSDVVSTTIHKTLGGPRSGMILSRDAEALGKKLDSAVFPGQQGGPLMHVIAAKAVALKVAAGEEFADRQRRTLEGAQIIAERLLEPAVREAGVSVLTGGTDVHLVLVDLRNSTLDGQQAEDLLHSAGITVNRNAVPFDPRPPRVTSGLRIGTPALATRGFGAAEFTEVADIIATTLTDGTAADLTSLRTRVKALTDAFPLYEGLQQ is encoded by the coding sequence ATGAGCCAGCCCACCGAGACGCGCCCGGTCGCCGACCAGGCCCTCGCCGAGCTCGACCCCGAGATCGCCGCCGTCCTCGACGGTGAGCTCACCCGCCAGCGCGAGACGCTGGAGATGATCGCGAGCGAGAACTTCGTGCCGCGCGCCGTGCTCCAGGCGCAGGGGTCCGTGCTGACGAACAAGTACGCCGAGGGGTACCCCGGCAAGCGGTACTACGGCGGCTGCGAGCAGGTCGACATCGCCGAGAACCTCGCGATCGAGCGCGCGAAGTCCCTCTTCGGGGCGGACTACGCCAACGTGCAGCCCCACTCGGGCGCCACCGCCAACGCCGCCGTCCTCCACGCGATCGCGCGCCCCGGGGACAAGGTGCTCGGCCTGTCGCTGCCCCACGGCGGCCACCTCACCCACGGCATGAAGATCAACTTCTCCGGCCGCCTGTACGACATCGCCGCCTACGGCGTCGACGAGCAGACCCACCGCATCGACATGGACCAGGTCCGCGAGCAGGCGCTCGCCGAGCGGCCCAAGGTCATCATCGCCGGATGGTCGGCCTACCCCCGCCACCTCGACTTCGCGGCCTTCCGCGCGATCGCCGACGAGGTCGGCGCCTACCTGTGGACCGACATGGCCCACTTCGCCGGGCTCGTCGCGGCGGGCCTGCACCCCAACCCGGTGCCGCACTCCGACGTCGTCTCCACGACCATCCACAAGACCCTCGGTGGCCCCCGCTCGGGCATGATCCTGTCCCGCGACGCCGAGGCGCTGGGCAAGAAGCTCGACTCAGCCGTCTTCCCGGGCCAGCAGGGCGGCCCGCTCATGCACGTCATCGCCGCCAAGGCCGTGGCGCTCAAGGTCGCCGCGGGCGAGGAGTTCGCCGACCGGCAGCGCCGCACCCTCGAGGGCGCGCAGATCATCGCCGAGCGGCTCCTGGAGCCCGCGGTCCGCGAGGCGGGCGTCTCCGTCCTCACCGGCGGCACGGACGTCCACCTCGTCCTCGTCGACCTGCGGAACTCGACGCTCGACGGACAGCAGGCCGAGGACCTCCTCCACTCCGCGGGCATCACCGTCAACCGCAACGCGGTGCCCTTCGACCCGCGCCCGCCGCGGGTGACCTCCGGCCTGCGGATCGGCACCCCGGCGCTCGCCACCCGTGGCTTCGGCGCGGCCGAGTTCACCGAGGTCGCCGACATCATCGCCACGACGCTCACCGACGGCACCGCGGCGGACCTCACGTCGCTGCGCACCCGCGTCAAGGCGCTGACCGACGCGTTCCCGCTGTACGAGGGCCTGCAGCAGTGA
- a CDS encoding bifunctional methylenetetrahydrofolate dehydrogenase/methenyltetrahydrofolate cyclohydrolase, with translation MTARVLDGKATAAQIKSELTTRVAALRERGVVPGLGTVLVGDDPGSRSYVAGKHRDCAEVGIESIRVDLPGTATQEEILAAVDRLNADPACTGYIVQLPLPAGVDTNAVLERIDPDKDADGLHPTNLGRLVLRVREPVTSPLPCTPRGVIELLDRHGVDLHGANVVVVGRGTTVGRSIGLLLTRKDVDATVTLTHTGTRDLAGHVRGADVVVAAAGVPGIITPDMVRPGAAVLDVGVSRVVDPETGKARLRGDVADGVAEVAGWLSPNPGGVGPMTRAMLLANVVDAAEQA, from the coding sequence GTGACGGCCCGCGTCCTGGACGGCAAGGCCACCGCGGCGCAGATCAAGTCCGAGCTCACCACCCGCGTCGCCGCCCTGCGCGAGCGCGGGGTCGTGCCCGGGCTGGGCACCGTCCTCGTGGGCGACGACCCGGGCTCGCGCAGCTACGTCGCCGGCAAGCACCGGGACTGCGCCGAGGTCGGCATCGAGTCGATCCGCGTCGACCTGCCCGGCACCGCGACGCAGGAGGAGATCCTCGCCGCGGTCGACCGGCTCAACGCCGACCCGGCCTGCACCGGCTACATCGTCCAGCTCCCGCTGCCGGCGGGCGTGGACACCAACGCCGTCCTCGAGCGGATCGACCCGGACAAGGACGCCGACGGCCTGCACCCGACGAACCTCGGGCGCCTCGTGCTGCGCGTCAGGGAGCCGGTGACCAGCCCGCTGCCGTGCACCCCGCGCGGGGTCATCGAGCTGCTCGACCGGCACGGGGTGGACCTGCACGGCGCGAACGTCGTCGTCGTCGGGCGCGGGACGACGGTCGGGCGCAGCATCGGCCTGCTCCTCACCCGCAAGGACGTCGACGCGACCGTCACCCTCACCCACACGGGCACCCGCGACCTCGCGGGCCACGTGCGGGGGGCCGACGTCGTCGTCGCGGCGGCCGGGGTCCCGGGGATCATCACGCCCGACATGGTGCGCCCGGGCGCCGCGGTGCTCGACGTCGGCGTCAGCCGCGTCGTCGACCCGGAGACGGGCAAGGCCCGCCTGCGCGGGGACGTCGCCGACGGCGTCGCCGAGGTCGCGGGGTGGCTCTCGCCGAACCCGGGCGGGGTCGGGCCGATGACCCGCGCCATGCTGCTGGCCAACGTCGTGGACGCCGCCGAGCAGGCCTGA
- the ggt gene encoding gamma-glutamyltransferase, translating into MSHTPRRPWRTTAVLLPALALAVASAPVAQAAVEPPDKQPTATGYDGAVASLDPYASQAGREILRRGGNAVDAAVATAAMLGVTRPYDGSIGGGGFMVLYQADTGEVRTIDSREEAWAAMEPDVFLEDGAPIPFDERRVSGLSQGVPGVVRGWEHALAEYGTLPLSEVLADAQEVAEQGFVVDAEYQARTEENLEIFRDFTSSSETFLVDGEAPRAGTTFANPQLAETYRLLMEEGPDAFYEGPLAEAIVATNTAPPVVDGAERTVREGAMTLADLAGYEALDQDPTRVDYRGFQVFGMGPPSSGGTTVGEALNILEGYDLADMDPDEVLHLLAESSAVSFADRNAYVGDEAFLDVPVTGLLSQGFADERRELIGQSALARPVGPGDPWPYDDGEGAAAVESATAEDTGSTTHLTVADRWGNVVSYTFTIEAIGGSGIAVPGYGFLLNNELTDFEPDPDHPANAPEGGKRPRSSMSPTIVLDAAGAPVAAFGSPGGATIITTVLQVAVNHLDLGMSLPEAIAAPRLSSRNGPGSQAEPGIRDTALGDALRARGHQLDAVGYLGNVTGVAFLPDGRVQAAAEPLRARGGSAVVVRPAGPPRPAEPPYGFFLTNTWRGGQADAAFVYGRSTDEVLIGDWDGDGDDTIAVRRGATFFINDALRPGAATREVVYGRPGDEVLVGDWDGNGTDTLAVRRGTAVHVRNSLSGGPADVVLHYGRAGDEVLVGDWEGDGRDGVAVRRGAEVHVRSSLTSGPADVVLRYGRPGDVVLVGDWDGDGRDTLAVRRGAAYHLRDTLTGGPAERVVAYGRATDEVLVGDWDGDGTDTLGVRRTP; encoded by the coding sequence ATGTCCCACACGCCCAGACGACCCTGGCGGACCACCGCGGTGCTCCTGCCGGCCCTCGCCCTCGCGGTCGCCTCCGCGCCGGTGGCGCAGGCCGCGGTGGAGCCGCCCGACAAGCAGCCCACGGCGACCGGCTACGACGGCGCCGTCGCCTCGCTCGACCCCTACGCCTCGCAGGCCGGCCGGGAGATCCTGCGTCGCGGGGGAAACGCCGTCGACGCCGCGGTCGCGACGGCGGCGATGCTCGGCGTCACCCGGCCCTACGACGGGAGCATCGGCGGTGGCGGCTTCATGGTCCTCTACCAGGCCGACACGGGGGAGGTGCGGACGATCGACTCCCGCGAGGAGGCGTGGGCCGCGATGGAGCCCGACGTCTTCCTCGAGGACGGCGCGCCCATCCCGTTCGACGAGCGGCGCGTCTCCGGGCTCTCCCAGGGGGTGCCCGGCGTCGTGCGCGGCTGGGAGCACGCGCTGGCCGAGTACGGCACGCTGCCGCTGTCCGAGGTCCTCGCCGACGCCCAGGAGGTCGCCGAGCAAGGTTTCGTCGTCGACGCGGAGTACCAGGCCCGCACCGAGGAGAACCTCGAGATCTTCCGCGACTTCACGTCCTCGAGCGAGACGTTCCTCGTCGACGGCGAGGCGCCGCGCGCGGGCACGACCTTCGCCAACCCGCAGCTCGCCGAGACCTACCGGCTGCTCATGGAGGAGGGGCCGGACGCCTTCTACGAGGGGCCGCTCGCCGAGGCGATCGTCGCGACGAACACCGCCCCGCCCGTCGTCGACGGCGCCGAGCGCACGGTCCGGGAGGGCGCGATGACCCTCGCCGACCTCGCCGGGTACGAGGCCCTGGACCAGGACCCCACCCGGGTCGACTACCGCGGCTTCCAGGTGTTCGGCATGGGCCCGCCGTCCAGCGGCGGGACGACGGTCGGGGAGGCGCTCAACATCCTCGAGGGCTACGACCTCGCGGACATGGACCCCGACGAGGTGCTCCACCTCCTCGCGGAGTCCTCCGCGGTGTCCTTCGCCGACCGCAACGCCTACGTCGGGGACGAGGCGTTCCTCGACGTGCCCGTCACCGGCCTGCTCTCCCAGGGCTTCGCCGACGAGCGCCGCGAGCTCATCGGGCAGAGCGCGCTCGCCCGGCCGGTCGGCCCCGGCGACCCGTGGCCCTACGACGACGGCGAGGGTGCCGCGGCCGTGGAGTCCGCCACCGCCGAGGACACCGGCTCGACGACGCACCTCACGGTGGCCGACAGGTGGGGCAACGTCGTCAGCTACACGTTCACCATCGAGGCGATCGGTGGCTCGGGCATCGCGGTGCCCGGCTACGGCTTCCTCCTCAACAACGAGCTCACCGACTTCGAGCCGGACCCCGACCACCCGGCGAACGCCCCGGAGGGTGGCAAGCGCCCGCGCAGCAGCATGAGCCCGACGATCGTCCTGGACGCCGCCGGCGCACCGGTCGCAGCCTTCGGGTCGCCGGGCGGGGCGACGATCATCACGACCGTCCTCCAGGTGGCGGTCAACCACCTCGACCTCGGCATGTCCCTGCCCGAGGCCATCGCCGCGCCGCGGCTGTCCAGCCGCAACGGCCCGGGCTCGCAGGCCGAGCCGGGCATCCGCGACACGGCGCTCGGGGACGCGCTGCGCGCCCGCGGCCACCAGCTCGACGCCGTCGGCTACCTCGGCAACGTCACCGGCGTCGCCTTCCTGCCCGACGGGCGGGTGCAGGCGGCCGCCGAGCCGCTCCGGGCCCGGGGCGGCAGCGCGGTCGTCGTGCGCCCGGCCGGCCCGCCGCGGCCCGCCGAGCCGCCCTACGGGTTCTTCCTCACCAACACCTGGCGCGGCGGCCAGGCCGACGCCGCGTTCGTCTACGGCCGGTCCACCGACGAGGTGCTCATCGGTGACTGGGACGGGGACGGCGACGACACGATCGCCGTCCGGCGCGGCGCGACGTTCTTCATCAACGACGCGCTGCGCCCGGGCGCGGCCACCCGGGAGGTCGTCTACGGCCGCCCGGGGGACGAGGTGCTCGTGGGGGACTGGGACGGCAACGGGACCGACACCCTCGCGGTGCGCCGGGGCACGGCCGTCCACGTGCGCAACTCGCTCAGCGGTGGCCCGGCCGACGTCGTGCTCCACTACGGTCGCGCCGGCGACGAGGTGCTCGTCGGGGACTGGGAGGGCGACGGCCGCGACGGCGTCGCGGTCCGCCGCGGGGCGGAGGTCCACGTGCGGAGCTCGCTGACGTCCGGGCCCGCCGACGTCGTGCTCCGCTACGGCCGGCCGGGTGACGTCGTCCTCGTCGGGGACTGGGACGGCGACGGACGCGACACCCTGGCAGTGCGCCGGGGTGCCGCCTACCACCTGCGCGACACGCTCACCGGCGGGCCCGCGGAGCGGGTCGTCGCCTACGGCCGGGCGACCGACGAGGTCCTCGTCGGGGACTGGGACGGCGACGGCACCGACACCCTCGGGGTGCGCCGCACCCCGTGA
- a CDS encoding MFS transporter, whose translation MASVRGRRVAGTVLAVLLLAACLRAPVTSVGPLLERVGEETGLGASALGLLGALPVIGFGVGSALVHRPAQSYGLERVLALALVVLAGAVVLRSLPLAGALWVGTALIGTAAAAGNVLAPAVIKRDHPGAIVLLTACFTAVMTVTAATASGLAVPVSDAWGGGWRLPLGALAALVAPVALLWVVRAARSPAPLPVGAPRDGAPVRAVTMWRSPSAWAVSAFMGLQSAVFFTLATWLPTVEVSLGLDARAAGWHLFVLQLVGMLAGLVLSTHMRGRSDLRGTGVVISLCIVAAMAGLALAPGLALAWVALAAVGTGSSLVLALSLLGLRTAHAGHTAQLSSMAQTVGYAIAACGPLLAGWVGGTFSWDLVLLLVGALGVAQLVLVLRAARPGLVMGC comes from the coding sequence GTGGCGTCCGTGCGGGGGCGCCGCGTCGCCGGGACGGTCCTCGCGGTCCTCCTGCTCGCGGCGTGCCTGCGCGCGCCGGTGACCTCCGTCGGCCCGCTCCTCGAGCGGGTCGGGGAGGAGACCGGGCTCGGGGCGAGCGCTCTCGGGCTGCTCGGGGCGCTGCCGGTCATCGGGTTCGGCGTCGGCTCGGCGCTCGTCCACCGGCCGGCGCAGAGCTACGGGTTGGAACGGGTGCTCGCGCTCGCGCTCGTCGTCCTCGCCGGGGCCGTCGTGCTGCGCTCGCTGCCCCTCGCCGGGGCTCTGTGGGTGGGCACCGCGCTCATCGGCACCGCGGCCGCGGCGGGCAACGTGCTGGCCCCGGCGGTCATCAAGCGCGACCACCCCGGGGCGATCGTCCTCCTCACCGCCTGCTTCACCGCGGTCATGACGGTGACGGCGGCGACCGCCTCGGGGCTGGCAGTCCCCGTCTCCGACGCGTGGGGCGGCGGCTGGCGCCTGCCGCTCGGCGCGCTCGCCGCCCTCGTCGCGCCCGTCGCCCTGCTGTGGGTGGTGCGCGCGGCCCGCAGCCCGGCACCCCTGCCCGTCGGCGCGCCGCGCGACGGCGCACCCGTCCGGGCGGTGACGATGTGGCGCAGCCCGAGCGCCTGGGCGGTGAGCGCGTTCATGGGGCTGCAGTCCGCGGTGTTCTTCACCCTCGCCACCTGGCTGCCGACCGTCGAGGTCTCCCTCGGCCTGGACGCGCGGGCGGCCGGGTGGCACCTGTTCGTCCTCCAGCTCGTCGGGATGCTCGCCGGGCTCGTCCTCAGCACCCACATGCGCGGCCGCAGCGACCTGCGCGGCACGGGCGTGGTGATCAGCCTGTGCATCGTGGCCGCGATGGCCGGCCTCGCGCTGGCACCCGGGCTCGCGCTGGCGTGGGTGGCGCTCGCGGCCGTCGGCACGGGCAGCTCGCTGGTCCTCGCGCTCAGCCTCCTCGGGCTGCGGACCGCCCACGCCGGGCACACCGCCCAGCTCTCCTCGATGGCGCAGACGGTCGGGTACGCGATCGCCGCGTGCGGGCCGCTGCTCGCCGGCTGGGTGGGCGGCACGTTCTCCTGGGACCTCGTCCTTCTTCTCGTGGGGGCGCTGGGAGTGGCCCAGCTCGTCCTCGTCCTGCGGGCGGCCCGCCCCGGCCTCGTCATGGGTTGCTGA